The segment CAACCCAATCAGTATCCCTCCGCCTGCTACTACAAAAAACTGCAGGGTAGCATCACCCAAACTGAAAGCACCGGTAACAACTGCTGCCACCGCAAAACGGTATGCAATTAAACCGGTTGAATCATTCACGAGGCTCTCACCCTGAATGATGGTTACCACACGCTTTGGCACGTTAAGTCCTTGCGTTGCAGCCGTAGCGGCAAGGGTATCGGTTGGCGAAATGATCGCGCCCAACACAAAGGCTTCGGGCCAGCCCACACCGGGAATAAACGTATGGGCTACCCATGCAATGGCACAGGTGGTAAAAATAACGCAGCCAACAGCCAGTAAACCTATGGGCCGCCTGGCTGCTTTAAAATCAGGCCATGAGGTGTACCATGCATCGGCATAAAGCATGGGTGGGAGAAATAGGAGAAAGATGATATCCGGATCAAGATCAAGCCTGGGCAAACCGGGGATTAAACCAATCCCCAAACCGGCAAGCACCAACAATATCGGGTATGGAATCCTGATCTTGTCCGTTACCTCGGCCAAGGCTGTTACAACGGCCAGCAGCAAAATAACGATCTCAACAATGTGCATAAAATGAAAGAAACTGGCGTTTAAGGGGCTTTAAAAAAATAAACTTTAGCATTAGCGGCTAAGACACTATATTTAGTGTAAGTAAATTCAAAAGACCCTAATCCACAACGTACATGAGAATAGTTTTTACCCTCGCCTTATTCTTGTCGTTAATAAGCGGAGTGCTTCATGCCCAGGTTGATCCGCTATACTCCCAATACCTGAACAACCCCTTTTTGATTAACCCAGCCTACACAGGCATGAACAATTACATGAACCTGATGGTAGGGTATCGCAAACAGTGGGCGGGATTTGACGGAAGTCCTACTACCCTTTCGGCCACAGGCCATACCAGCCTTTTTGATAACCGCATGGGCGTTGGCCTTATCATCTCACAAGATAAGGTGGGTGAGAATACCAATACCTTTATCCAAGGCACCTATGCCTATAAAGTTCGATTTGACGATTACCGGTACATCTCCTTCGGCTTACAGGCAGGCATTATGAATTTCAGGAGTGACAACAGTGAACTTAATATTGCCGACCCTTCTGATCCGCTGTTCAACACCAATCAAAATGTGATCAAACCTTCTTTTGGTGCAGGGGCAATCTTTCGGACAGACAATTTATTTATTGGTGTTTCGGTTCCCCGCATCCTGAAAGCCAGCGAAAGTTTTGAAGATGTGACTGCTGCATTGTATACCCAACACTATTATGGATTTGCCTCCTACCTGTTTCTTTTATCCGACCGGGTAAAACTAAAACCAGCCGTTTTGGTACGCGCAGTAAGTGGTTCACCGCTCTCTACCGATGTAAACTTTCAATTCAACATTGATGAACGTTATGCCATTGGGGCACTTACCCGTAATTTCAATACCTACGGATTTTTGGCACAGATCAAATTCAACGAATTCCGGTTTGGGTATGTATTTGAAATGCCAACCAACAAATCGGTAGGCACACGCTTTACATCGCATGAAATTACCCTGGGGTTAAACTTAGGCGTTTTCAACTTCCATGATGTAACTCGCATTAGCGACTTCTGATCAAAAGCTAAGCCTGCTTAAAAACTCCTTTAGTTCGTCTTTGATAGGCCGGTCATTGTTTATGCCAAGCTGTTTGTTTATTTCAGTATTCGATTTGATCATGAGCTGGTTAAGTTTCATGTGCTGGTTGATCAGGATAAACTCAAGGTCGGGAATAAGTTGCTTTAACTCATCTACAATATCCATTACCGATAAAGTACGGTCAACCAGGTTATAAGTACCGCTCTTTAATTTAACCGCAAGCACATTGGCCAGGGCTTGCGAAACCAAATCGATATGAATAAACGTGCGGGTTTGTTCACCATTGCCATGAATGGTTATGCGCTTTTCAAAATTCGCTTCAAAAACAAACTTGTTGATTACCGCATCAAAACGCATGCTGGGGCTATAACCATAAACATTACCACACCTAAAAATATAGGTATCCATCTTATCGTTTAGTCGGGCAACATGTTCTTCGCCACGAAGTTTTGATATGGCATAGAATGTTTTAGGGTTGGGCGCAATGGATTCATCCAGTGCATGTTCGGATGAACCGTAAACCCCCACACTACTGGTATAGATAAATCTTTTTACCGCACTGGCCTCAACAGCATAAACCAATTCGGCTGTACCCCAATGATTGATTTGTTCGTACAGGTGCGCATCGGAATGGGCAAAGGGTGTAGTTACACGGGCCGCTAGGTGATAAACAACATCAATACCGTCAAGGGACTTTTTAAGGTTACGAGAATCCAGTAACTCTCCTTTTACGAAAACAACTTTGGTATGGCCAGAAAACCGATCACCTAAAAATAAATTATAATTCTGCCGGCTAAGGTTATCATAAACAACAATCCTTTCCACGGCTTTGTCAGCGGCTAACCTCCTGATTAACTCTGTACCGATGTAACCTGACCCGCCTGTTACCAAAATATTCATAAACTAACTATCGCTTAACCTGATGACTAATAACCAGTAACTAGAGGCCATCTCAAAAATAAGTTTAACCACTAAGGGCACGAAGAAAGCACAAAGTTCACAAAGAAGAAGCCGCTGAATTGTAGCGCTTAGTGCCCTTTGTGTAGACCTTTGTGTACTCTGTGGTTTCAATAATTTTATTTTTGAGATAGCTTCTAACAACAAATCCTATTTCGAAACCAACTCCGTGTGCAAGCCGCACTCCACTTTCTTTAATCCATACCAACGCGCCTCCCGTTCCTGCATGGCCGGGTCTAGCCTTCGGGTGCAGGGCTCACAACCGATACTTACATAACCCTTCACTTCCAAAGGATGTTTCGGCAAGTTATGGTCCTTTTGATACTCCCAAATCATTTTTGCCGACCAATCAAGCATGGGGTGAAATCGCAACGTACCGTAGGGTGCCGGCTGCTCTACCTTCATGGTGGCACGTACCGCACTCTGGTCTGCCCGTACACCGTTTATCCATACATCATGCGTACGCAGTATGCCATCCATAGGTTGAGTCTTATTCAGGTAACAGCAATGGTCGGGATCAGAAGCAAACAAAAGTTTCCCTTCTCCATCACGTTGC is part of the Cyclobacteriaceae bacterium genome and harbors:
- a CDS encoding type IX secretion system membrane protein PorP/SprF; this encodes MRIVFTLALFLSLISGVLHAQVDPLYSQYLNNPFLINPAYTGMNNYMNLMVGYRKQWAGFDGSPTTLSATGHTSLFDNRMGVGLIISQDKVGENTNTFIQGTYAYKVRFDDYRYISFGLQAGIMNFRSDNSELNIADPSDPLFNTNQNVIKPSFGAGAIFRTDNLFIGVSVPRILKASESFEDVTAALYTQHYYGFASYLFLLSDRVKLKPAVLVRAVSGSPLSTDVNFQFNIDERYAIGALTRNFNTYGFLAQIKFNEFRFGYVFEMPTNKSVGTRFTSHEITLGLNLGVFNFHDVTRISDF
- a CDS encoding NAD-dependent epimerase/dehydratase gives rise to the protein MNILVTGGSGYIGTELIRRLAADKAVERIVVYDNLSRQNYNLFLGDRFSGHTKVVFVKGELLDSRNLKKSLDGIDVVYHLAARVTTPFAHSDAHLYEQINHWGTAELVYAVEASAVKRFIYTSSVGVYGSSEHALDESIAPNPKTFYAISKLRGEEHVARLNDKMDTYIFRCGNVYGYSPSMRFDAVINKFVFEANFEKRITIHGNGEQTRTFIHIDLVSQALANVLAVKLKSGTYNLVDRTLSVMDIVDELKQLIPDLEFILINQHMKLNQLMIKSNTEINKQLGINNDRPIKDELKEFLSRLSF
- a CDS encoding phosphoadenylyl-sulfate reductase, whose protein sequence is MNPQAIHDKITAYARDGKRLFTSSSFQSHSLVLLHILSRIDKSIPVYFINTGYHFPETIKFRDYITELFGLNTVDLMSEVPKYMQRDGEGKLLFASDPDHCCYLNKTQPMDGILRTHDVWINGVRADQSAVRATMKVEQPAPYGTLRFHPMLDWSAKMIWEYQKDHNLPKHPLEVKGYVSIGCEPCTRRLDPAMQEREARWYGLKKVECGLHTELVSK